A genomic window from Leptolyngbya sp. BL0902 includes:
- a CDS encoding photosystem I assembly protein Ycf4, with protein MTASASSRESQSLKRTVLGARRPSNIFWAIVLTGGGAGFLLAGLSSFLQINLLPFSDPTQLIFIPQGIAMGFYGFAALGLASYLWLVITLDVGGGYNEFDKASKRVRIVRSGFFGQNRRIEIDQPLTDVTAIRVDIKEGLNPKRALYLRLKGRPDIPLTRVGQPIPLSELENQGAELARFLQVPLEGL; from the coding sequence ATGACTGCCTCTGCGTCCTCCCGCGAGTCCCAATCTTTGAAGCGAACCGTCCTAGGGGCGCGTCGTCCCAGCAATATCTTCTGGGCGATTGTGCTGACGGGCGGCGGGGCGGGTTTTCTGCTAGCCGGATTGTCTAGCTTCCTTCAAATTAACTTGCTGCCCTTTTCGGATCCAACTCAACTGATTTTTATTCCCCAAGGGATTGCCATGGGGTTCTATGGCTTTGCGGCCCTGGGTTTGGCCAGCTATCTGTGGCTGGTGATTACCCTGGATGTGGGCGGCGGCTATAACGAATTTGACAAGGCCAGCAAACGGGTACGCATTGTCCGCAGCGGATTTTTCGGCCAAAATCGCCGCATCGAAATTGATCAGCCCCTCACCGATGTCACCGCCATTCGAGTCGATATCAAGGAAGGACTCAACCCCAAACGGGCGCTATACCTACGGTTGAAGGGTCGTCCCGATATCCCCCTCACCCGCGTCGGTCAGCCCATTCCCCTCTCGGAACTGGAAAACCAAGGGGCCGAACTCGCCCGCTTCTTGCAGGTGCCCCTAGAAGGGCTGTAG